One genomic segment of Lysobacter sp. 5GHs7-4 includes these proteins:
- a CDS encoding alpha-ketoacid dehydrogenase subunit beta, translated as MNVDTKAKLETANAAAAPVAITLIEAITQALAYEMRADQTVLVLGEDVGVNGGVFRATAGLQQQFGPERVLDTPLDETTIAGLTVGLAAQGMKPVAESQFDGFVYPMVDHIICHAARFRYRTRGRLHCPMVLRVPWGGGIRAPEHHSEANEAIFTNVPGLRVVMPSSPARAYGLLLAAIREPDPVIFMEPKRIYRQYKEVVADDGEALPLDVCYVLRDGSDVTLVSWGAQVKEALEAADKLAGEGISAEVIDVATLRPLDFATIAESVGKTGRCVIVHEAPKTAGFGAEIAARLAEESMYDLLAPVERVTGYDTHIPLFRLEMKYLPSVERIVAAAKRAMAAG; from the coding sequence ATGAACGTCGATACCAAAGCCAAGCTCGAGACCGCCAATGCCGCGGCCGCGCCCGTGGCCATCACCCTGATCGAAGCCATCACCCAGGCCCTGGCCTACGAGATGCGCGCCGACCAGACCGTGTTGGTGCTGGGCGAGGACGTGGGCGTGAACGGCGGCGTGTTCCGCGCCACCGCCGGCCTGCAGCAGCAGTTCGGCCCCGAGCGCGTGTTGGACACGCCGCTGGACGAAACCACCATCGCCGGCCTCACCGTGGGCCTGGCCGCGCAGGGCATGAAGCCGGTCGCCGAATCGCAGTTCGACGGCTTCGTCTATCCGATGGTGGACCACATCATCTGCCACGCCGCGCGCTTCCGTTACCGCACGCGCGGCCGTCTGCACTGCCCGATGGTGCTGCGCGTGCCGTGGGGCGGCGGCATCCGCGCGCCCGAGCATCACAGCGAGGCCAACGAAGCCATCTTCACCAACGTGCCCGGCCTGCGCGTGGTCATGCCGTCCTCGCCCGCGCGCGCCTACGGCCTGCTGCTGGCCGCGATCCGCGAGCCGGATCCGGTGATCTTCATGGAGCCCAAGCGCATCTACCGCCAGTATAAGGAAGTAGTCGCCGACGACGGCGAGGCGCTGCCGCTGGACGTGTGCTACGTGCTGCGCGACGGCAGCGACGTGACCCTGGTCAGCTGGGGCGCGCAGGTCAAGGAAGCGCTGGAGGCGGCCGACAAGCTCGCCGGCGAAGGCATCAGCGCCGAGGTCATCGACGTCGCCACGCTGCGTCCGCTGGACTTCGCCACCATCGCCGAATCGGTGGGCAAGACCGGCCGCTGCGTGATCGTGCACGAAGCGCCCAAGACCGCCGGCTTCGGCGCCGAGATCGCCGCGCGCCTGGCCGAGGAGTCGATGTACGACCTGCTCGCGCCGGTCGAACGCGTGACCGGCTACGACACCCACATCCCGCTGTTCCGCCTGGAAATGAAGTACCTGCCCAGCGTGGAGCGCATCGTCGCCGCGGCCAAGCGCGCGATGGCGGCGGGCTGA
- a CDS encoding SH3 domain-containing protein, translating into MRRARVVVGHRVPDRPPIRVARGQRVTLGDRDRDWPQFVWTVLAEGHDGWVPAALFDSEHGPATALSDYDTQELAAQADEILTLHYELAQWWWAENARGEQGWIPARALEIFDEASP; encoded by the coding sequence ATGCGCCGCGCCCGCGTCGTGGTCGGCCACCGCGTGCCGGATCGGCCGCCGATCCGGGTCGCGCGCGGCCAGCGCGTGACCCTGGGCGACCGCGACCGCGACTGGCCGCAATTCGTCTGGACCGTGCTGGCCGAAGGCCACGACGGCTGGGTGCCGGCCGCGCTGTTCGACAGCGAGCACGGCCCGGCCACCGCGCTGAGCGACTACGACACCCAGGAACTGGCCGCGCAGGCCGACGAGATCCTCACCCTGCACTACGAACTGGCGCAGTGGTGGTGGGCCGAGAACGCGCGCGGCGAGCAAGGCTGGATTCCGGCGCGCGCGCTGGAGATCTTCGACGAGGCATCGCCATGA
- a CDS encoding cupin domain-containing protein, with amino-acid sequence MTASAENQHASVAINLADKLARFSEHWSPRVIAEMNDYQFKLVKLQGEFVWHSHEHTDEVFMVVQGRMQIGFRDCDVELGPGELYVIPRGVEHITRAEHECHALIIEPRGVVNTGEAGGDLTAKNDVWV; translated from the coding sequence ATGACCGCAAGCGCCGAAAACCAGCACGCGTCCGTAGCGATCAACCTCGCCGACAAGCTCGCTCGTTTCAGCGAGCACTGGTCGCCGCGCGTGATCGCCGAAATGAACGACTACCAGTTCAAGCTGGTCAAGCTGCAGGGCGAGTTCGTCTGGCACAGCCACGAACACACCGACGAGGTGTTCATGGTCGTGCAGGGCCGCATGCAGATCGGCTTCCGCGACTGCGACGTCGAGCTGGGCCCCGGCGAGCTGTATGTGATCCCGCGCGGTGTCGAGCACATCACCCGCGCCGAACACGAATGCCATGCCCTGATCATCGAACCGCGCGGCGTGGTCAACACCGGCGAAGCCGGCGGCGACCTGACCGCGAAGAACGACGTGTGGGTCTGA
- a CDS encoding dihydrolipoamide acetyltransferase family protein, with protein MTDTKTFLLPDLGEGLPDATIVEWAVKVGDTIRLDDTLVSMETAKAVVEVPSPVSGKVLKLAGAAGDIVITGTMLAEFEIDPSQPQRADGQDTGHHHGGGHAAPAAAAPAPAPAAAASAETERADSGTVVGAMQSSDAVRSEQAVAVGGIKAMPAVRALARKLGVDLARVRATGAEGVVTSDDVKRAAADGSAVAGAEPAPRAVDRAPVAAPAAAAAPARSALSASGRPMRTQPPGVSVSGQPEQLKGVRRNMARVMADAHAKVVPTTLSDDADIHAWAPGNDITGRLVRAIVAGCKAVPALNAWFDGDKLTRTLHPHVDIGIAVDTDDGLFVPALRNADVLDARGVREAVNRLRAQVEDRSIPASELSGYTISLSNFGMFAGRYATPVIVPPTVAIVAAGKGRHQMTPVMGGFESHKVIPLSLTFDHRACTGGEVARFLKAMLDDLARPM; from the coding sequence ATGACCGACACCAAAACCTTCCTGCTCCCCGACCTCGGCGAAGGACTGCCCGACGCGACCATCGTCGAATGGGCGGTGAAGGTGGGCGACACGATCCGCCTCGACGACACCCTGGTGTCGATGGAAACCGCCAAAGCCGTGGTCGAAGTGCCCTCGCCGGTCTCGGGCAAGGTGCTCAAGCTGGCCGGCGCCGCCGGCGACATCGTGATCACCGGCACCATGCTGGCCGAGTTTGAGATCGACCCCAGCCAGCCGCAGCGCGCCGACGGCCAGGACACCGGCCATCATCACGGCGGCGGCCACGCCGCACCGGCGGCCGCCGCGCCCGCACCCGCGCCCGCAGCGGCCGCCAGCGCCGAAACCGAACGCGCCGACAGCGGCACCGTGGTCGGCGCCATGCAGTCCTCCGACGCCGTGCGCAGCGAGCAGGCGGTCGCGGTGGGCGGCATCAAGGCGATGCCGGCGGTGCGCGCGCTGGCGCGCAAGCTGGGCGTCGACCTGGCGCGCGTGCGCGCGACCGGCGCCGAAGGCGTGGTCACCAGCGACGACGTCAAGCGCGCCGCCGCCGACGGCAGCGCCGTCGCGGGCGCCGAGCCCGCGCCGCGCGCGGTAGATCGCGCGCCGGTCGCGGCCCCCGCAGCCGCCGCCGCGCCCGCGCGCAGCGCCCTGTCGGCCAGCGGCCGGCCGATGCGCACCCAGCCGCCGGGCGTCAGCGTCAGCGGCCAGCCGGAGCAGCTCAAGGGCGTGCGCCGCAACATGGCGCGGGTGATGGCCGACGCGCACGCCAAGGTCGTGCCGACCACGCTCAGCGACGACGCCGACATCCACGCCTGGGCGCCGGGCAACGACATCACCGGCCGCCTGGTGCGCGCCATCGTCGCCGGCTGCAAGGCCGTGCCCGCGCTCAACGCCTGGTTCGACGGCGACAAGCTCACCCGCACCCTGCACCCGCACGTCGACATCGGCATCGCCGTGGACACCGACGACGGCCTGTTCGTGCCGGCGTTGCGCAACGCCGACGTGCTGGACGCGCGCGGCGTGCGCGAGGCGGTCAACCGCCTGCGCGCGCAGGTCGAGGACCGCAGCATTCCGGCCTCCGAGCTCAGCGGCTACACCATCTCGCTGTCCAACTTCGGCATGTTCGCCGGCCGCTATGCGACTCCGGTGATCGTGCCGCCGACCGTGGCCATCGTCGCCGCCGGCAAGGGCCGCCACCAGATGACGCCGGTGATGGGCGGCTTCGAATCGCACAAGGTGATCCCGCTGTCGCTGACCTTCGACCACCGCGCCTGCACCGGCGGCGAGGTCGCGCGCTTCCTCAAGGCGATGCTGGACGATCTGGCGCGGCCGATGTGA
- a CDS encoding VOC family protein gives MSLRALTPMLRTPDLAASVAFYTQALDFRLSAGDVAGGWVSLARDGVELMLSGLNAHEGDVAPAFTGSLYLRTDDVDGWWHRLRERARVCYPIEDFAYGMREFAIYDNNGYLLQFGQPIAAFDPV, from the coding sequence GTGAGCCTGCGCGCGCTGACGCCGATGCTGCGCACGCCGGATCTGGCGGCCAGCGTCGCCTTCTACACCCAGGCGCTGGACTTCCGCCTTAGCGCCGGCGACGTCGCCGGCGGCTGGGTTTCGCTCGCGCGCGACGGCGTCGAACTCATGCTCAGCGGCCTCAACGCGCACGAGGGCGATGTTGCGCCGGCGTTCACCGGTTCGTTGTACCTGCGCACCGACGATGTCGACGGCTGGTGGCATCGCCTGCGCGAACGCGCGCGCGTGTGCTACCCGATCGAGGACTTCGCCTACGGCATGCGCGAGTTCGCCATCTACGACAACAACGGCTATCTGCTGCAGTTCGGTCAGCCGATCGCCGCCTTCGACCCCGTCTAG
- a CDS encoding VOC family protein: protein MTHRSRLAGFIIDCETGDIDRAAGFWSNALGLPLGESYDEDGASYVDLRNAPGELNVEVQKVNHPSRVHLDIESDDIDAEATRLERLGAKRIKFVKRWWVMEAPTGHRFCVVRMRHPERGAPPKVWD, encoded by the coding sequence ATGACCCACCGCAGCCGCCTGGCCGGCTTCATCATCGACTGCGAAACCGGCGACATCGACCGCGCCGCCGGCTTCTGGAGCAATGCCCTGGGCCTGCCTCTGGGCGAGTCCTACGACGAGGACGGCGCCAGCTACGTCGACCTGCGCAACGCCCCCGGCGAACTGAATGTGGAAGTGCAGAAGGTGAACCACCCTTCGCGCGTGCATCTGGACATCGAGTCCGACGACATCGACGCCGAGGCCACGCGCCTGGAGCGCCTGGGCGCCAAACGGATCAAGTTCGTCAAACGCTGGTGGGTGATGGAAGCCCCCACCGGCCACCGCTTCTGCGTCGTGCGCATGAGGCACCCCGAGCGCGGCGCACCGCCCAAGGTATGGGACTGA
- a CDS encoding DUF4242 domain-containing protein — protein sequence MPRYIIERELAGAGSLRGAELQSIARKSCEVLDGLGPKVQWQESFVTDDKIYCVYIAPDEASIRRHGELGGFPVTRVAQVKQVIGPTTAESAAA from the coding sequence ATGCCCAGATACATCATCGAACGCGAACTGGCCGGCGCTGGCTCGCTCAGGGGCGCCGAGCTGCAATCGATCGCGCGCAAATCCTGCGAGGTGCTGGATGGCCTGGGGCCGAAAGTGCAGTGGCAGGAATCGTTCGTGACCGACGACAAGATCTACTGCGTCTACATCGCGCCCGACGAGGCCAGCATCCGCCGCCACGGTGAGCTCGGCGGCTTTCCGGTCACGCGTGTGGCACAGGTGAAACAGGTGATCGGTCCGACCACGGCGGAGAGCGCTGCGGCTTGA
- a CDS encoding sensor domain-containing diguanylate cyclase, with protein sequence MSLARLRAIPAPTDEAQRQDALDAYAVVDTVSEQAYDDLVRLAATLCDAPAAAISLIDRDRQWFKARIGLDQAQTPRALAICDHAIRTPEQTLIVRDVADDPRFSTRVVSIEGRPLRFYAGVPLQSPDGHALGTLCVLDSQPRELRPAQRDGLEVLARQTQHLLELRRYAMEQRRLLNEREAFARRLEDAQADLQRRHDELQYSASHDALTGLLNRAALAQLRESPQAMRRLESAPYALLLLDVDHFKQVNDRFGHLLGDRALRAVADAVASSVRQGDIAVRYGGEEFLIVLPDARLAQSYEIAERIRGRVARSSLPFALSVSVGVAAGEPGRDTPERVFDRADQALYRAKNLGRDRVVADDTPLRE encoded by the coding sequence ATGTCTCTCGCCCGCCTGCGCGCCATTCCGGCGCCCACCGACGAGGCCCAGCGCCAGGACGCGCTCGACGCCTACGCGGTGGTAGATACCGTTTCCGAACAAGCCTACGACGACCTCGTGCGGCTGGCGGCGACGCTGTGCGACGCGCCGGCGGCGGCGATTTCGTTGATCGATCGCGACCGCCAATGGTTCAAGGCGCGCATCGGCCTGGACCAGGCGCAGACGCCGCGCGCGCTGGCGATCTGCGATCACGCCATCCGCACGCCGGAACAGACCCTGATCGTGCGCGACGTCGCCGACGATCCGCGCTTCAGCACGCGCGTGGTCAGCATCGAGGGGCGTCCGCTGCGCTTCTACGCCGGCGTGCCGCTGCAAAGTCCGGACGGGCATGCGCTGGGTACGCTGTGCGTGCTCGACAGCCAGCCGCGCGAGTTGCGTCCGGCCCAGCGCGATGGTTTGGAAGTGCTGGCGCGGCAGACCCAGCACCTGCTGGAGCTGCGCCGGTACGCGATGGAACAGCGGCGCCTGCTCAACGAGCGCGAGGCGTTCGCGCGGCGTCTCGAGGATGCGCAGGCCGATCTGCAGCGTCGCCACGACGAACTGCAGTACAGCGCCAGCCACGACGCTTTGACCGGCCTGCTCAACCGCGCCGCGCTGGCGCAGCTGCGCGAAAGCCCGCAGGCCATGCGGCGCCTGGAAAGCGCGCCCTATGCCTTGCTGCTGCTGGACGTGGATCACTTCAAGCAGGTCAACGATCGTTTCGGTCACTTGCTCGGCGATCGCGCATTGCGCGCGGTGGCCGACGCGGTCGCGTCCTCGGTGCGGCAGGGCGACATCGCCGTGCGCTACGGCGGCGAGGAGTTCCTGATCGTGCTGCCGGACGCGCGCCTGGCGCAGTCCTACGAAATCGCCGAACGCATCCGCGGCCGGGTCGCGCGTTCCTCTCTGCCGTTCGCCTTGTCGGTGTCGGTGGGCGTGGCCGCGGGCGAACCGGGCCGGGACACGCCCGAGCGCGTGTTCGATCGCGCCGACCAGGCCCTGTACCGGGCCAAGAACCTGGGCCGCGACCGCGTGGTCGCCGACGACACGCCGCTGCGCGAGTGA
- a CDS encoding MBL fold metallo-hydrolase — protein MTDHGITTIDTGFHRPAFDAAYLIVEQGRAAFVDCGTQHSVPALLAALHAQGLAPEHVDWLILTHVHLDHAGGAGALMRRLPSARLAVHPRGAPHMIDPSRLVAGATAVYGAEEIERSYGEILPVDAQRVVSAGDGHRIDLAGRILECMDTPGHARHHLCLWDPRSRSWFTGDTFGLSYREFDSARGAFALPTSTPVQFEPEALQDSIRRLLARDPETMRLTHYGPVGDVARLADDLIAQIDAMVALARAADGHADRHARLVASLGELYAARAAAHGSALDTAQTLDLLAVDIELNAQGLEVWLDRGRPT, from the coding sequence ATGACCGATCACGGCATCACCACCATCGATACCGGCTTCCACCGGCCGGCGTTCGATGCCGCTTATCTCATCGTCGAGCAAGGGCGCGCCGCGTTCGTCGACTGCGGCACCCAGCATTCCGTGCCGGCGCTGTTGGCGGCGCTGCACGCGCAGGGCCTGGCGCCTGAGCACGTGGACTGGTTGATCCTCACGCATGTGCACCTCGATCACGCCGGGGGCGCCGGCGCCCTGATGCGGCGCCTGCCGAGCGCGCGCCTGGCGGTGCATCCGCGCGGGGCGCCGCACATGATCGATCCTTCGCGCCTGGTCGCCGGCGCGACCGCGGTCTACGGCGCCGAAGAAATCGAGCGCAGCTACGGCGAGATCCTGCCGGTCGATGCGCAGCGCGTGGTGAGCGCGGGCGACGGCCACCGCATCGATCTGGCCGGTCGCATTCTGGAATGCATGGACACGCCCGGACATGCGCGCCATCACCTGTGCCTGTGGGATCCGCGCAGCCGCAGCTGGTTCACCGGCGACACCTTCGGTCTGTCGTACCGCGAATTCGATAGCGCGCGCGGTGCGTTCGCGCTGCCGACCAGCACGCCGGTGCAGTTCGAACCCGAGGCGCTGCAGGACTCGATCCGCAGGCTGCTCGCACGCGACCCCGAGACGATGCGGCTGACCCATTACGGGCCGGTCGGCGACGTCGCGCGGCTGGCCGACGACCTGATCGCGCAGATCGACGCGATGGTGGCGCTGGCGCGCGCGGCCGACGGTCATGCCGACCGCCACGCGCGACTGGTCGCGTCCCTGGGCGAGCTGTACGCGGCGCGCGCCGCCGCGCACGGCAGCGCGCTGGACACCGCACAGACGCTGGACCTGCTGGCCGTGGACATCGAGCTCAACGCCCAGGGTTTGGAGGTTTGGCTGGACCGGGGACGGCCGACTTGA
- a CDS encoding CsbD family protein, protein MNKDIIAGKWTQLKGKAQAKWGDLTDDVFDVASGDSKYLAGKLQERYGWERERAEKEVRDFEKTLN, encoded by the coding sequence ATGAACAAAGACATCATCGCGGGCAAGTGGACCCAGCTTAAGGGCAAGGCCCAGGCCAAGTGGGGCGATCTCACCGACGACGTGTTCGACGTGGCGTCGGGCGACTCCAAGTACCTCGCCGGCAAGCTGCAAGAGCGCTACGGCTGGGAACGCGAGCGCGCCGAGAAGGAAGTGCGCGATTTCGAGAAGACCCTGAACTGA
- a CDS encoding entericidin A/B family lipoprotein, whose product MKRLTALLLLALFSMGTLTACNTVAGAGKDVQKAGEKVEEKAEEVRDGK is encoded by the coding sequence ATGAAGCGTCTGACTGCCCTGCTGCTGCTCGCCCTGTTCTCGATGGGCACCCTGACCGCCTGCAACACCGTTGCCGGCGCCGGCAAGGACGTGCAGAAGGCCGGCGAAAAGGTCGAAGAGAAGGCCGAGGAAGTGCGCGACGGCAAGTAA
- the rocF gene encoding arginase, translated as MSRSYPPVSLIGAPTDVGAGHRGARLGPEALRIAGLGEALEKRGVDVIDRGNLDGPRNPWQKPVDGYRHLPEVVAWNRLVMDAVAAELREGRMPILLGGDHCLGLGSITAVARHCRETGKQLRVLWLDAHADFNTSRVTPSGNVHGMPVACLCGIGPEALTTLGGDAPAMRAEDIRQIGIRSVDPGEKQLIKEHGLDVYDMRYIDEIGMKRVMEEALEGMDDNTHLHVSFDVDFLDPSIAPGVGTTVPGGPNYREAQLVMEMIADSGRLASLDIVELNPVLDKRNRTAKLSVDLVESLFGKSTLMRD; from the coding sequence ATGAGTCGTAGCTATCCCCCGGTTTCGCTGATCGGCGCCCCCACCGACGTAGGCGCGGGTCATCGCGGCGCGCGCCTTGGGCCGGAAGCGCTGCGCATCGCCGGTCTGGGCGAGGCGCTGGAAAAGCGCGGCGTCGACGTGATCGATCGCGGCAACCTCGACGGTCCGCGCAATCCCTGGCAGAAGCCGGTCGACGGCTACCGCCACCTGCCCGAAGTGGTGGCCTGGAACCGCCTGGTGATGGACGCGGTGGCGGCGGAGCTGCGCGAGGGCCGCATGCCGATCCTGCTGGGCGGCGACCACTGCCTGGGCCTGGGTTCGATCACCGCCGTCGCGCGCCATTGCCGCGAGACCGGCAAGCAGCTGCGCGTGCTGTGGCTGGACGCGCACGCCGATTTCAACACCAGCCGGGTCACGCCCTCGGGCAACGTGCACGGCATGCCGGTCGCCTGCCTGTGCGGCATCGGCCCGGAAGCGCTGACCACGCTGGGCGGCGACGCGCCGGCGATGCGCGCCGAGGACATCCGCCAGATCGGCATCCGCTCGGTCGATCCGGGCGAGAAACAGCTGATCAAGGAGCACGGGCTGGACGTGTACGACATGCGCTATATCGACGAGATCGGCATGAAGCGGGTGATGGAAGAAGCGCTGGAGGGCATGGACGACAACACCCACCTGCACGTGAGCTTCGACGTCGACTTCCTCGACCCCAGCATCGCGCCGGGGGTGGGCACCACCGTGCCGGGCGGTCCGAACTACCGCGAAGCGCAGCTGGTGATGGAAATGATCGCCGACAGCGGCCGTCTGGCGTCGCTGGATATCGTCGAACTCAATCCCGTGCTCGACAAGCGCAACCGCACCGCCAAGCTGTCGGTGGACCTGGTCGAGAGCCTGTTCGGCAAGTCCACGTTGATGCGCGACTGA
- a CDS encoding SPOR domain-containing protein gives MLVRASLVLLLMLNLGVTAWWGWRTPPPSPATESQPLGIARLQLLEERDAPPARVRAAAGAPTAALRDATVAAPAVATPAVTAPVPATPAPTVAVAEKPAPEPAVDTTAAAPTKGERCYSFGPFENASLAASARQYLQPLAQRLAVREQRTAPARGWRVLLPQQPSREQAQAVAQRIAAAGFNDYFVVADGAEANAIALGRYRTEDAARKRAQALNAAGFAAQAEPLGDVRATTWLDVAAGEGFDPDAAQAAIAVQRRSLDCAKWR, from the coding sequence ATGCTGGTCCGCGCTTCGCTAGTCCTGTTGTTGATGCTCAACCTCGGCGTGACCGCGTGGTGGGGCTGGCGCACGCCGCCGCCGTCGCCGGCGACCGAATCGCAGCCGTTGGGCATCGCGCGTCTTCAGTTGCTCGAAGAACGCGATGCGCCGCCAGCGCGCGTGCGCGCCGCAGCGGGCGCACCGACTGCCGCGTTGCGCGATGCCACCGTCGCCGCGCCCGCTGTAGCCACGCCAGCCGTGACCGCACCGGTTCCGGCAACGCCCGCACCGACTGTTGCGGTCGCTGAGAAACCCGCACCGGAGCCCGCCGTCGACACCACTGCCGCTGCGCCGACCAAGGGCGAGCGTTGCTACAGCTTCGGCCCGTTCGAGAACGCCAGCCTGGCCGCGTCCGCGCGCCAGTACCTGCAGCCGCTGGCGCAGCGCCTGGCCGTGCGCGAACAGCGCACCGCGCCCGCGCGCGGCTGGCGCGTGCTGCTGCCGCAGCAGCCTTCGCGCGAGCAGGCGCAGGCGGTGGCCCAGCGCATCGCCGCGGCCGGCTTCAACGACTATTTCGTGGTCGCCGACGGCGCCGAGGCCAACGCGATCGCGTTGGGCCGCTATCGCACCGAGGATGCCGCGCGCAAGCGCGCACAAGCGCTGAACGCCGCCGGCTTCGCCGCACAGGCCGAGCCGCTGGGCGACGTTCGCGCCACCACCTGGCTGGACGTGGCCGCGGGCGAAGGCTTCGACCCCGATGCCGCGCAGGCCGCGATCGCGGTCCAGCGGCGCAGCCTGGACTGCGCGAAATGGCGCTGA
- a CDS encoding type III pantothenate kinase, whose translation MSVWLFDLGNTRLKCAPLRADGRAGATMSLPHREEDVAEALAQALPERIEVAYLASVAAPGLRLAVLDALTRRCARIAIARTQARLGAVRIAYADPRKLGVDRFLALLGAHARGEGASLICGVGTALTVDLIDADGRHLGGRIAPSPTLMREALHWRAAQLPEEGGDYVDFAVDTEDALASGCDGAALALIERSLDAAERRLGRRPQLLLHGGGANALRPWLAQAVSAPKLVLDGLAIWAAVERAVPGAA comes from the coding sequence ATGAGCGTCTGGCTGTTCGACCTCGGCAATACCCGTCTCAAGTGCGCGCCCTTGCGGGCCGACGGCCGCGCCGGTGCGACCATGTCCCTGCCGCACCGCGAAGAGGACGTCGCGGAAGCGCTCGCGCAGGCCCTGCCCGAGCGCATCGAGGTCGCCTACCTGGCCAGCGTGGCCGCGCCCGGCCTGCGCCTGGCGGTGCTGGACGCGCTCACCCGGCGCTGCGCGCGGATCGCGATCGCGCGCACCCAGGCGCGCCTGGGCGCGGTGCGCATCGCCTACGCCGATCCGCGCAAGCTCGGCGTGGATCGGTTCCTGGCCCTGCTCGGCGCGCATGCCCGCGGCGAGGGCGCGAGCCTGATCTGCGGCGTCGGCACGGCCCTGACCGTGGACCTGATCGACGCCGACGGCCGCCACCTGGGCGGACGCATCGCGCCGTCGCCGACCCTGATGCGCGAAGCGCTGCACTGGCGCGCCGCACAACTGCCCGAGGAGGGCGGCGACTACGTGGATTTCGCCGTCGACACCGAGGATGCGCTCGCGTCCGGCTGCGACGGCGCCGCGCTGGCACTCATCGAACGCAGCCTCGACGCCGCCGAGCGGCGCCTGGGCCGGCGTCCGCAGCTGCTGCTGCACGGCGGCGGCGCGAACGCGCTGCGGCCGTGGCTGGCCCAGGCCGTATCCGCGCCGAAGCTGGTGCTGGACGGGCTGGCGATCTGGGCGGCGGTCGAGCGCGCGGTGCCCGGCGCCGCCTGA
- the birA gene encoding bifunctional biotin--[acetyl-CoA-carboxylase] ligase/biotin operon repressor BirA, whose protein sequence is MDERALLQRLIDGPASGDALARACGQTRTAVWKRIEALREAGVAIEAKPGRGYALAQPLDLLDAQAIRAALPASERARLAELDVAWSIDSTNSELLRRATPSHGASVLLAERQTGGRGRRGREWASPLAAHLYLSLSRHFSGGLARLGGLSLVAGIAAVEALRELGYDGVGLKWPNDLVVADARGLRKLGGLLVEGGGEHAGPARAVIGLGLNVRMPAAAAATIDQPWCDLSALSDGAAPARDAVAAALLRRLLPALDEFDAQGLAPFLPRYAALDALAGAAIAVHGGDGRRQDGVALGLAEDGALRVRLDDGREQRFHAGEVSVRRAPGARA, encoded by the coding sequence ATGGACGAGCGCGCCTTGCTGCAACGGCTGATCGACGGGCCCGCTTCGGGCGATGCGCTCGCGCGCGCCTGCGGCCAGACCCGCACGGCGGTGTGGAAACGCATTGAGGCCTTGCGCGAGGCCGGGGTGGCGATCGAGGCCAAGCCCGGACGCGGCTATGCCCTGGCGCAGCCGCTGGATCTGCTGGACGCGCAGGCGATCCGGGCGGCCTTGCCCGCCAGCGAACGCGCGCGCCTGGCGGAACTGGACGTCGCCTGGAGCATCGATTCCACCAACAGCGAACTGCTGCGCCGCGCGACGCCGTCGCACGGCGCGTCGGTGCTGCTGGCCGAGCGTCAGACCGGCGGCCGCGGCCGCCGCGGGCGCGAATGGGCCTCGCCGCTGGCCGCGCATCTGTATCTGTCCCTGTCGCGCCATTTCAGCGGCGGGCTCGCACGCCTGGGTGGCTTGAGCCTGGTCGCCGGCATCGCCGCGGTCGAGGCCCTGCGCGAGCTGGGCTATGACGGCGTCGGCCTGAAATGGCCGAACGATCTGGTCGTGGCCGACGCGCGCGGGCTGCGCAAGCTGGGCGGTCTGCTGGTCGAGGGCGGCGGCGAGCACGCCGGCCCGGCGCGCGCGGTGATCGGACTGGGTCTCAACGTGCGCATGCCGGCCGCGGCCGCGGCGACGATCGACCAACCCTGGTGCGATCTGAGCGCGCTGAGCGACGGTGCGGCGCCCGCGCGCGACGCGGTCGCCGCCGCACTGCTGCGGCGCTTGCTGCCGGCACTGGACGAGTTCGACGCGCAGGGCCTGGCGCCGTTCCTGCCGCGCTACGCGGCGCTGGACGCGCTGGCGGGTGCAGCGATCGCGGTCCACGGCGGCGACGGCCGTCGCCAGGACGGCGTGGCCCTGGGCCTGGCCGAAGACGGCGCGTTGCGCGTGCGCCTGGACGACGGCCGCGAGCAGCGTTTCCATGCCGGCGAAGTCAGCGTGCGACGCGCGCCGGGAGCGCGCGCATGA